One genomic region from Danio aesculapii chromosome 24, fDanAes4.1, whole genome shotgun sequence encodes:
- the LOC130218346 gene encoding acyl-coenzyme A thioesterase 9, mitochondrial-like isoform X1 — translation MFCPRFLKAAVSFTCRKFSVGQICRQGKTLDMAEVRNQLRKVVGASTNWQDQQQVLSERSSLSQYLARSQDDLPAKRMKDSLIEAHLPLGSQPALREKYLNSHNSVRFGRILEDLDCLGVLICYSHTWNEELQSSPLSIVTALVDKIDMRQNIIYPDCDIKFTGHVTWVGKTSIEAKMHMSQYQNGTHADLLDATFVMVARDPENKRAAFVNPLKPVGLEEEAIFLQGEINKKRRVELSTASLLKVAPTAEERTLIHNQFLNTLDTRTVSFRSRILPPNSVWMEDAKLKGLEICHPQERNIFNRIFGGFLMRKAYELGRANACAFAGCRPTVVAVDDILFRKPVEIGSLLLLSSQVCYTEGMHIQVRVHSEVLDPLTRQHSTTNVFHFTFRLEKEVPAVVPQSYGESMLYLDGKRHFDGAMRNHS, via the exons ATGTTTTGTCCACG GTTCCTGAAGGCAGCAGTGTCCTTCACGTGCAGGAAGTTTTCCGTGGGTCAAATATGCCGACAAGGAAAGACTCTTGATATGGCTGAAG TTCGCAACCAACTGAGGAAGGTAGTCGGTGCATCTACCAACTGGCA AGATCAGCAGCAAGTGTTGTCTGAGCGTTCATCACTAAGCCAGTATCTCGCTCGAAGTCAAGATGACCTTCCTGCAAAAAGAATGAAGGACAGTTTAATTGAGGCGCATCTTCCTCTGGGTTCTCAGCCTGCTTTAAGAGAGAAATATCTCAACTCTCACAACAGCGTCAG GTTTGGACGGATTTTGGAGGACTTGGACTGCTTAGGAG TGCTCATCTGTTACTCTCACACATGGAACGAGGAGCTGCAAAGTTCTCCGCTGTCTATTGTCACCGCCCTAGTGGACAAGATCG ACATGAGACAAAACATCATCTACCCAGACTGTGACATCAAGTTCACTGGTCACGTGACATGGGTTGGAAAGACCTCAATCGAAGCTAAAATGCACATGTCTCAG TACCAAAATGGCACGCATGCAGACTTATTAGATGCTACTTTTGTAATGGTGGCTCGAGATCCTGAAAACAAAAG GGCAGCTTTTGTAAACCCACTCAAACCAGTGGGTCTGGAAGAAGAGGCGATTTTTCTTCAGGGTGAAA TAAACAAGAAGAGGCGTGTGGAGCTGAGCACGGCGTCTCTTCTGAAAGTGGCTCCTACAGCGGAGGAGAGGACACTCATTCACAACCAGTTCCTCAACACTCTTGACACACG GACTGTCAGCTTTCGGAGTCGGATTTTACCACCAAATTCAGTGTGGATGGAAGATGCCAAATTGAAAGGGCTTGAGATTTGCCATCCACAg GAAAGAAATATCTTCAATCGGATATTTGGTGGTTTTCTGATGAGAAAGGCTTATGAGCTTGGTCGAGCTAATGCCTGTGCATTTGC TGGATGTAGACCAACTGTTGTGGCTGTTGATGATATTTTATTTCGGAAGCCAGTAGAAATTGGTTCTTTGCTCTTGCTGTCTTCTCAG GTTTGCTACACGGAAGGAATGCACATCCAGGTCAGGGTTCATTCAGAAGTGCTCGATCCTTTAACCAGACAGCACAGCACCAC